The DNA segment AAATTAGAGGTGGTGTAACTATAAGTAAAGAGGAGTTACAAGATCTAGCTAGAATTTACAAGGAGTTTCAAGAGATTGAAAATATATCTAAATTTGTATCATGTGATGAGATTCTAAAAAATGATGGAGTTTTAAATATAGTTAGATATATTGAACCAAAGGTTTATATGAAAAGTACAGAAAGGATTGTTGAAGAGATGAAGGTATCAATGGAGAAAATAACTAAATACAGAGATATTTCTGATAAGATTTTAAGTAAAATATAAAATTTAAATTAAGGGGGAGTTCCAAGAGATGAAGGAGATATTAAATTTTTTAAAAGAAACAAAAAATAGCAAATATAATGATTTACTAGCATGTTTGGAATTAAAAAAAGATATATTAGATGAAATTAGAGATAAGATAGCTCATGAAAACATTCCAGAAATAGCCAAGTTAGGTGATATGGAAAAAATGACAAATATTATGAATATAATGAGCCAATTGAAAGAAAAATCTGAGTTGATTGATGATATATTGGAAAAAGATTTGGATGTTGAAGAATATGAAGAGATTGAAAAAACAAGTCCTAAAGATTATGAAAATTATAAGGTAGATGATCAAGTAGAGCATAATCTTTATGGTACTTTTACTTTTAAAAGACCTTGTGGAATAAGAATAGAGAATAAAAAAATAGACACTAACAATTGGAAAGAGGTTTTAATAAATACTTGTGAGTATTTAGTACACAAAGATAAAAATACATTTTTAGATATAATTATCAGTAAAAAAATAACTGGAAGAAAAAGGGAGCTAATATCATCATCTAAAGATAACTTAAGAGATCCTAAATATATAAAAGAGGTAAATGGGTATATAGAAACTAATTTAAGTGCCAATGGTATTAAAAATATTATAAAAAGACTTTTAAAAGAGTATAAGATTCCAGTTAAAGATTATGGTGTTTATTTAAGAGCTGACTATACAGAGTTAAATAATCAAAAATAACATTTGTTTAAAATTGCTTAAAATAAAGTATATATTTTGGAGGAGTAAGATGATTTTAGAAGGAGAATTTTTTAGAGTAAAAAAACAAGAGTATAATGAAAAAACTTTAGCATGTATTGAAAAATCTGTAGAAAAACTTTCTGAAATAGAAGATAAGCCTTTAATGATGTTAGGGAAAATTCAAAGTGGAAAAACTAAATCTTTTATAGGTGTTGTATCATTAAGCTTTGATAATGGGTATGACTTAGCTGTTATTTTAACTAAAAATTCAAATGCACTTGCAAAACAAACTGTTGCAAGAATGAAACAAGAATTTTCTGAATTTTTAGAAGAAGATAGTGTTGAAATATTTGACATAATGAATGCATCGCCTAATATGACTAAATTTGAATTAGAAAAAAAACTTATAATTGTTGTAAAAAAAGAAAAAAATAATTTACCTAGACTGATGGATTTTATTCAAACTTATTCTCTAGCTCAGAATAAAAAGTGTCTAATTATTGATGATGAAGCTGATTTTGTGAGCGTTGGATATGATAAAAACAAAGAAACAGAAGAGTTTGATTTAAGAAAAATAGCAGCTCAAATTAATGAGTTAAAAATTCAGACAGAATGCAAATTTATCCAGGTAACTGCGACTCCTTATTCCTTATATCTTCAGCCTGAAAATATAGATCTAGGGAACGACATAGAAATAAAACCAGTGAAACCTTATGAAACAGTTTTAGTTCCGTCTGGAGAAGGATATATAGGTGGAGAATATTATTTTGACAGAGAAAAGAATCCTTTAGGAGAATATCTATTTCATGCAATAGAAGAGACTGAACTAACAATATTGAAAAGCAGTGATCGTAGAAAGTTCAAAGAGGAAGATATTTTAGTAAGCAATAAAATAGAAGGATTAAGAACAGCTATTTTAAACTTTATAACAGGAGGCTGTATTAGGATTCTACAAAATGGAGGAAATCCTAGAGGAAAAAGTAATAAATTTAGTTTTATAATTCATACGGAAATTTCTAAAAACTCTCATGCAAGACAGGAAAATATAATAGAAGAATTATTATCGCAATTAAAAAATGAGGTTCAGAAAAAAGATACCTCTTTATTAGATAAGTTTATTGAAAATAGTTATTTTAATATAATTCAATCTGTAGAAAAATATGGATTTGAAAACCCATCCTTAGATGAGGTTATAGACTATGTAAAAAAGGCTATAAAAGATGAATGGTTAAGTAAAGTAATTGTTAATTCAGAAAATGATATAAATACTTTATTAGATGATGATGGACAACTTAGGTTGCGTACACCCTTAAATATATTTATTGGTGGACAAATATTAGATAGAGGAATTACAATAAATAATTTAATTGGATTTTATTATGGAAGAAACCCAAATAAAATGCAGCAAGATACAGTTTTGCAGCATTCAAGAATGTATGGTTATAGAAGTGAAAAAGATTTGGCAGTTACAAGATTTTATACAACTAAAAATTTATATGAAAAAATGTCTCAAATAAATGATTTTGATGCAAAACTTAGAGAAGATTTTGAACAAGGTAATTTTGATAAAGGAATTATATTTATAAGTACTGATAGTAATGGGAAAATAATACCATGTTCTCCACAAAAAATAAGAATAAGTAATACTCAATTTTTAAAAGAAGGTAAAACTATAACTCCAATAGGATTTCAGACTGGATATAAAACCCATATTAAGGATTATATAAAAGAAATTGATAGAATTCTTAGAGAAAATAATAAAGGTGAATTAAAAGGTAAATTTACAATATCAAAAGATGAAGCTTGTAATATAATAGATTTAATTTATAAAACAATAGAAATAGAAAATAATAATTGTGTTGATAGAAATACATTTATTTCATTAATAAACTATTTAAGTACTTCTAATAAAATTAATGTTTATTGTGGAGTAGATAGAAATATTAGTAGATTAAGAAAAACTTCAAGATACTATTCAGATATGCCATATAATAGAGACAACGATTTAAGACAAGCTAAAGAGTTAGCTCATAAGGAGCCAACGTTAATGTTAATGAGACAGAACGGTTTAAAAGCTAATGATTGGATGGATGCTGAATTTTATTGGCCTGTACTTGTAGTACAAAAGAATGTTCCTAAAGCCGTTTATACTTCAGAAGTTTTAAAGTAATAAACTTTAGATACTTTCTATAGTATCAAGAATATGGCATAAAGTATGTCTTTATGGTAAAATTAAGAGTGATAAAATAAAGATTATTAAATAGAAATTTATTTAGAAGGGAGTTAATATGATAACAGGTGAAATAAAAAATAAAGTGGATCAAATGTGGGAATATTTTTGGACGGGAGGACTAACTAATCCAATAGATGTAATAGAACAACTAACATATCTTATGTTTATGAAAAGATTGGACATAGAGCAAATGTCAAAAGAAAAGACAGCAATACAAAGTGCTGCTTTATTAGGAATACAGGAAGATACAAGTAAATATATATACCAAAAAGATAAAGAATACTTAAGATGGTCAAGATTATTAGACAATTCAAAAGCACATGAAATAATTAGAAATGACGGAATGGAATTTTTAAAAACACTTTCAGGAGATGAAGAAAGTGCGTATTCTAAATATATGAAAAATGCAGTTTACAAAGTTCCTAGTGCTAAGGTACTTAAAAATACTATGGATGTAATGGAAGATATATTTTCTGATGAAAGTTTTGTAAAAGATAGAGATGCAAAAGGAGATTTATACGAATATTTATTATCAAAGCTATCTACAAGTGGAACAAATGGACAATTTAGAACACCAAAGCATATAATAAACATGATGGTAGAATTAATGAAGCCAACACCAGAGGATACAATAATAGATCCAGCTTGTGGAACAGCAGGATTTTTAGCTAGTAGTGTAGATTATCTAATGAGAAATCATAAAAATGAAATAATGGTAAGTAAAGATAAAAGAGATCATTTTAACCAAAAAGCCTTTAATGGAAATGATACAGATGCAACTATGTTAGGGATATCAGCTATGAACTTAATG comes from the Cetobacterium sp. NK01 genome and includes:
- a CDS encoding N-6 DNA methylase → MITGEIKNKVDQMWEYFWTGGLTNPIDVIEQLTYLMFMKRLDIEQMSKEKTAIQSAALLGIQEDTSKYIYQKDKEYLRWSRLLDNSKAHEIIRNDGMEFLKTLSGDEESAYSKYMKNAVYKVPSAKVLKNTMDVMEDIFSDESFVKDRDAKGDLYEYLLSKLSTSGTNGQFRTPKHIINMMVELMKPTPEDTIIDPACGTAGFLASSVDYLMRNHKNEIMVSKDKRDHFNQKAFNGNDTDATMLGISAMNLMLHNVENPNLYLENSLSVDYKKENEYSLVLANPPFKGSLDYEDVNSTLLEGAKTKKTELLFLRLITRILKIGGRAAVIIPDGVLFGSSNAHKSVREEIIEKHKLEAVISMPSGVFKPYAGVSTGILIFTKTGDGGTDKVWFYDMTADGYSLDDKRNPIEENDIPDIIERFGNLDKEVERKRTEKSFFVPVSEIKENNYDLSLNRYKEVEYEEVEYAKPSIILSEIKELEKKIMEGIQALEAMLEV
- a CDS encoding Z1 domain-containing protein codes for the protein MILEGEFFRVKKQEYNEKTLACIEKSVEKLSEIEDKPLMMLGKIQSGKTKSFIGVVSLSFDNGYDLAVILTKNSNALAKQTVARMKQEFSEFLEEDSVEIFDIMNASPNMTKFELEKKLIIVVKKEKNNLPRLMDFIQTYSLAQNKKCLIIDDEADFVSVGYDKNKETEEFDLRKIAAQINELKIQTECKFIQVTATPYSLYLQPENIDLGNDIEIKPVKPYETVLVPSGEGYIGGEYYFDREKNPLGEYLFHAIEETELTILKSSDRRKFKEEDILVSNKIEGLRTAILNFITGGCIRILQNGGNPRGKSNKFSFIIHTEISKNSHARQENIIEELLSQLKNEVQKKDTSLLDKFIENSYFNIIQSVEKYGFENPSLDEVIDYVKKAIKDEWLSKVIVNSENDINTLLDDDGQLRLRTPLNIFIGGQILDRGITINNLIGFYYGRNPNKMQQDTVLQHSRMYGYRSEKDLAVTRFYTTKNLYEKMSQINDFDAKLREDFEQGNFDKGIIFISTDSNGKIIPCSPQKIRISNTQFLKEGKTITPIGFQTGYKTHIKDYIKEIDRILRENNKGELKGKFTISKDEACNIIDLIYKTIEIENNNCVDRNTFISLINYLSTSNKINVYCGVDRNISRLRKTSRYYSDMPYNRDNDLRQAKELAHKEPTLMLMRQNGLKANDWMDAEFYWPVLVVQKNVPKAVYTSEVLK